The following are from one region of the Silene latifolia isolate original U9 population chromosome 9, ASM4854445v1, whole genome shotgun sequence genome:
- the LOC141601929 gene encoding protein FAR1-RELATED SEQUENCE 3-like, giving the protein MIVSNSKANVGPSLTHQLCTQQLGGFQNVGATVKQFKNFQREMKCLMNSHDGEMFKSRLDTLAETKGLHFVYEKDSKNALTRIFWTNCDMQRAYALFGDGVSYDPTYGTNKYNMTFTPFTGIDHHKRSITFACALIEHENDESFMWVFDRFGKCYGWKEPNYIITDEDPGIIKAPPVCLSNLQFVPINL; this is encoded by the coding sequence ATGATTGTCAGCAATTCAAAAGCAAATGTTGGTCCTAGCTTAACACACCAACTATGCACTCAACAATTGGGTGGTTTTCAAAATGTCGGGGCAACAGTCAagcaattcaaaaattttcagagGGAAATGAAGTGTCTAATGAACAGTCATGATGGGGAAATGTTCAAATCACGCTTAGACACCCTAGCTGAAACAAAAGGGCTCCACTTTGTGTATGAAAAAGATTCCAAGAATGCATTGACAAGGATTTTCTGGACGAATTGTGACATGCAAAGAGCGTATGCTCTGTTTGGGGATGGAGTTTCATACGACCCAACTTATGGTACAAACAAGTACAACATGACGTTCACGCCTTTCACGGGCATTGACCATCATAAAAGGTCAATCACATTTGCATGTGCGCTTATAGAACATGAAAACGATGAGTCATTCATGTGGGTATTTGACCGTTTCGGCAAATGCTATGGGTGGAAAGAGCCCAACTACATAATCACCGACGAAGACCCAGGAATAATTAAAGCGCCTCCGGTATGTTTATCAAATTTGCAATTCGTACCTATTAACTTGTGA